In a single window of the Halomicroarcula saliterrae genome:
- a CDS encoding DUF4129 domain-containing protein — translation MGTTGDGGVEGVDSRQLLLVGVCLVGLVMAAFLAPVTGANGLFGSGDGTGLQGGNGGDIGGDPPSDGSSGDGSDGERYDPGGDGGFGDSDEPVDVREAASGCRVDVRSDPKPGTTTTVAVTVDGEPASDVRVWFNGEFVGHTDGRGLVTGTVPYVTELNVTVESPIDEPCTFSEPESVGPGQFPLVGAGVSVAGAGGVATAASIDAGRATGQRPASVGVNNSSDYDVASAVTIRVTGDPVPNSTVALFATVEGVPMPNATVAVDGERVGQTDGSGRYRLTVPESDSIDVTVSRGEIRGQRTIDVWQLNVGFVPGLFVPGERAAVTVTRNETPVPNATVTLAGETLGTTGSDGRLTFRLPTTLSGTVRAATATQTDAVPLWRAYWLTGGLTLGLSVFALATTLVTARLRGRGAAKRVARWWTAVGLLFGGYVLGERLGLAAAGTVVLLVGLYRYRRAVASGGATAAEQIVGFLEWCKLAVLRVVAGVESGADWLRRQAVRLAAWLRSLPTSVSALAARFGAWLRTLPGRLGARLRSLPLRGVAAVCLALGVVVGATYAFGAPGLLVSAALVGLAAVGWWLRRRGDEVESTERATEKTGATDPEAAADDGSAPALRQLWRRFAEWVTPSTWRTRTPAEVSRAAIDRGLPRQPVEALTEAFRDVEYGGEPEQSRRDQARTAYEALEATRHREEDEE, via the coding sequence CGGCACCGGGTTGCAGGGCGGTAACGGCGGCGACATCGGCGGTGACCCCCCCAGTGACGGCAGCTCCGGCGACGGCTCGGACGGCGAACGGTACGACCCCGGGGGCGACGGGGGCTTCGGCGACAGTGACGAACCGGTCGACGTCCGCGAGGCAGCGAGTGGCTGTCGGGTCGACGTGCGCAGCGACCCGAAACCGGGGACCACGACCACGGTAGCGGTCACCGTCGACGGCGAGCCGGCGAGCGACGTCCGGGTGTGGTTCAACGGCGAGTTCGTCGGCCACACGGACGGAAGAGGGCTCGTGACCGGCACGGTTCCCTACGTGACGGAGCTGAACGTCACGGTGGAGTCGCCGATAGACGAGCCGTGTACCTTCAGCGAGCCGGAGTCCGTCGGCCCGGGCCAGTTCCCGCTCGTCGGGGCGGGCGTGTCAGTCGCGGGTGCAGGAGGCGTAGCCACGGCTGCGAGTATCGACGCTGGGCGGGCCACCGGCCAGCGCCCCGCTTCGGTCGGCGTGAACAACTCCTCGGACTACGATGTCGCATCGGCCGTCACGATACGCGTCACCGGCGACCCAGTCCCGAACTCGACGGTCGCGCTCTTTGCGACTGTCGAGGGCGTGCCGATGCCCAACGCCACGGTCGCTGTCGACGGCGAACGGGTCGGACAGACGGACGGAAGCGGGCGATACCGGCTGACCGTGCCCGAGAGCGACAGCATCGACGTGACCGTCAGCCGCGGCGAGATACGCGGGCAGCGGACCATCGACGTGTGGCAACTGAACGTCGGCTTCGTTCCGGGGCTGTTCGTCCCCGGCGAGCGCGCCGCGGTCACCGTCACCCGGAACGAGACGCCGGTCCCGAACGCCACGGTGACGCTGGCCGGGGAGACGCTGGGCACCACCGGCTCGGACGGTCGGCTCACGTTCCGGCTGCCGACGACGCTCTCGGGAACCGTTCGGGCCGCCACTGCCACACAGACCGACGCTGTCCCGCTGTGGCGCGCCTACTGGCTCACCGGCGGCCTGACGCTCGGGCTGAGCGTCTTCGCACTCGCGACGACGCTAGTGACGGCACGACTGCGTGGCCGGGGTGCCGCCAAGCGAGTCGCGCGCTGGTGGACCGCCGTCGGACTGCTGTTCGGTGGCTACGTCCTCGGGGAGCGGCTCGGGCTGGCGGCCGCTGGAACCGTCGTACTGCTCGTGGGGCTGTACCGATACCGGCGGGCCGTCGCCTCCGGCGGTGCCACGGCCGCCGAGCAGATCGTCGGCTTCCTGGAGTGGTGCAAGCTGGCTGTCCTGCGGGTCGTCGCGGGGGTCGAATCGGGAGCCGACTGGCTCCGACGGCAGGCCGTTCGGCTGGCGGCCTGGCTCCGCTCCCTGCCGACCTCGGTCTCGGCGCTGGCGGCGCGGTTCGGGGCGTGGCTGCGCACACTGCCGGGCCGGCTCGGTGCCCGCCTGCGCTCGCTGCCCCTCCGTGGCGTCGCCGCTGTCTGTCTCGCGCTCGGGGTCGTCGTCGGTGCCACCTACGCCTTCGGCGCGCCCGGGCTCCTCGTCTCGGCCGCGCTCGTCGGCCTCGCGGCGGTCGGCTGGTGGCTCAGGCGACGCGGCGACGAGGTCGAATCGACCGAGCGAGCGACGGAGAAGACGGGGGCGACCGACCCCGAAGCGGCGGCCGACGACGGCTCGGCGCCCGCGCTGCGACAGCTCTGGCGGCGCTTCGCCGAGTGGGTCACGCCGTCGACCTGGCGGACCCGGACGCCCGCGGAGGTCTCCCGGGCCGCTATCGACCGCGGCCTCCCCCGGCAGCCCGTCGAGGCGCTGACCGAGGCGTTCCGGGACGTGGAGTACGGCGGCGAGCCCGAGCAGAGCCGTCGCGATCAGGCCCGGACGGCGTACGAGGCGCTCGAAGCCACGCGACACCGCGAGGAGGACGAGGAATGA